In a genomic window of Occallatibacter riparius:
- a CDS encoding glycosyltransferase family 87 protein — translation MRGSTPHFSFSPPVGLALTTPLEQFRPGRAFLLWTMLGLGSLALSAWLLWGLFNRPDNRLHLLLFAFAPVLECAYYGQLGIFLLLSLTLFLVWHRRYSILAGASLLPFIFKPHLILPLAVILILWSARERTWRVFVGFSIAVIACSALSLHYGPQAWAQYTQSMSTNPDLVNGFIPTLSVLLQSAMAPSVRWIAFIPEAAACAWAAWYYWTHRAGWNWVENGLLVLLVAFVCAPYAWFMDESVLFPAVLLGMYAARKTSRPLLPVFAAGAIAATEVLAGIPANRWYFLWTPLAWLAWYLYATRWPAAGTVGSAS, via the coding sequence ATGCGTGGCTCAACCCCTCATTTCAGCTTCAGTCCTCCGGTGGGCCTGGCGCTCACCACCCCACTGGAACAGTTCCGTCCCGGTCGCGCCTTCCTGCTCTGGACTATGCTGGGATTGGGCTCCCTTGCCCTCAGTGCCTGGCTTCTCTGGGGCCTCTTTAACCGCCCGGACAACCGTCTCCACCTGCTACTCTTCGCCTTTGCCCCCGTGCTCGAGTGCGCATACTACGGCCAACTCGGAATCTTCCTGCTTCTCTCCCTCACGCTTTTCCTGGTCTGGCATCGCAGGTACTCGATCCTCGCCGGAGCAAGCCTACTTCCCTTCATCTTCAAACCTCACCTGATTCTGCCGCTTGCGGTGATCCTCATCCTCTGGTCCGCACGAGAGCGCACCTGGCGTGTTTTTGTTGGATTTTCGATCGCCGTCATCGCATGTTCAGCTCTCTCTTTGCATTACGGTCCGCAGGCATGGGCACAGTACACGCAATCGATGTCGACGAATCCTGACCTTGTCAACGGCTTTATTCCCACGCTCAGTGTTCTGCTTCAATCTGCCATGGCACCCTCGGTGCGATGGATCGCATTCATCCCCGAAGCCGCTGCTTGCGCCTGGGCCGCCTGGTACTACTGGACACATCGCGCCGGCTGGAACTGGGTGGAGAATGGCCTCCTTGTGCTGCTGGTTGCGTTTGTTTGCGCACCCTACGCGTGGTTCATGGACGAGTCAGTCCTGTTTCCCGCGGTTCTACTAGGTATGTATGCGGCTCGAAAGACTTCGCGCCCGCTGCTACCTGTCTTTGCCGCAGGCGCCATCGCTGCGACCGAGGTGCTTGCGGGTATTCCGGCGAACCGCTGGTATTTTCTGTGGACTCCCCTCGCCTGGCTCGCTTGGTATCTGTATGCCACCCGCTGGCCTGCGGCCGGGACGGTAGGTTCCGCAAGTTAA
- a CDS encoding pyridoxal phosphate-dependent aminotransferase produces MTTVAAPSKVFADRIGRIEVSATMAVAAEAAKLRAGGANLVDFGAGEPHFPTPRHIKDAAIAAIEANFTRYTVVPGIPDVRKAIVDRHACDFGSDYSIDEAIFTVGEKHALFNAIQILVDHGDEVILPVPYWVSFKDIIQYAGGTVVYLETQEAENFRITADAIEKAITPRTKAIILNSPSNPAGSVVSAEDLERIVRLAHERGIYLLLDECYVYLNYEGTPVSAGSFTWAKEHMVVLGSLSKTYAMTGWRGGYALAPKSIIANLSKLQSQQTSNATSIVQKASIAALAGSQECVTEFRAEFKELRDYMLKKLAEIPGVTCTKPEGAFYVYPNISTFLGKGGIQTATQLATKLLHEAHVVTVPGEAFGTAHHIRLSYPVTRQNIDEGTRRMGEFLKRLA; encoded by the coding sequence ATGACGACAGTAGCCGCTCCCTCCAAGGTGTTTGCCGACCGCATTGGCCGGATTGAAGTGTCCGCTACCATGGCCGTGGCCGCCGAGGCCGCCAAGCTCCGCGCCGGGGGCGCGAACCTGGTCGATTTCGGCGCAGGTGAGCCGCATTTCCCCACCCCTCGCCATATTAAGGACGCGGCAATCGCTGCCATCGAGGCCAACTTCACTCGCTACACCGTGGTCCCCGGCATCCCCGACGTGCGCAAGGCCATCGTGGACCGCCATGCCTGCGACTTCGGTTCGGACTACTCCATCGACGAGGCCATCTTCACTGTCGGCGAAAAGCACGCCCTGTTCAACGCCATCCAGATCCTTGTGGATCACGGCGACGAAGTCATCCTGCCTGTCCCCTACTGGGTCAGCTTCAAAGACATCATTCAATACGCGGGCGGCACCGTCGTCTACCTCGAGACCCAGGAAGCGGAGAACTTCCGCATTACGGCCGACGCTATCGAGAAGGCCATCACCCCCCGCACCAAGGCCATCATCCTGAATTCGCCGTCGAACCCGGCCGGCTCGGTCGTATCGGCCGAGGATCTCGAGCGGATCGTCCGCCTCGCCCACGAGCGCGGCATCTACCTTCTGCTCGATGAGTGCTACGTGTACCTGAATTACGAGGGAACGCCCGTCTCCGCCGGCTCCTTCACCTGGGCCAAGGAGCACATGGTTGTGCTCGGCTCCCTCTCCAAGACCTACGCCATGACCGGCTGGCGCGGCGGATACGCCCTCGCTCCCAAGTCGATCATTGCCAATCTCTCCAAGCTCCAGTCCCAGCAGACTTCCAATGCCACCAGCATCGTGCAGAAGGCGTCCATCGCCGCGCTGGCCGGATCGCAGGAGTGCGTCACCGAGTTCCGCGCCGAGTTCAAAGAACTCCGCGACTACATGCTCAAGAAGCTTGCCGAGATTCCCGGCGTCACCTGCACCAAGCCCGAGGGCGCCTTCTACGTATATCCGAATATCTCGACCTTCCTCGGAAAGGGCGGAATTCAGACGGCTACTCAACTCGCGACCAAACTGTTGCATGAAGCGCATGTGGTCACGGTCCCGGGCGAAGCCTTCGGAACCGCCCACCACATTCGTCTTTCCTACCCCGTCACTCGTCAGAACATCGACGAGGGTACGCGCCGCATGGGAGAATTTCTCAAACGTTTGGCCTGA
- a CDS encoding mannose-1-phosphate guanylyltransferase has product MSKSIDFLPVILAGGSGTRFWPRSRRARAKQVLALDGERSMIQQTVERLKPLSGPNHTWVITNEFLAQEIADQLKGVPSSQIIQEPVARNTAPACGLAAFLVERENPDAVLGVFPSDHVIADEPRFLKALQKGIQLAAAGDNMVVLGIEPTRPETGYGYIETGDFAKDDSALHVRRFTEKPNLNRAQEFVAAGNYYWNSGMFIWSARTLANAVREHLPETAPLLEKIAAAYGTPQFDQVFRELYPKCENISVDYAILEPRSAKGEHLSNLYCLPAEFSWNDLGSWASLYEYQMETRLRGDGDGNVAETEGHTALEAANNYVYSPKKFVALVGVEDLVIVDTEDALLIARRDHSQDVGKIVKELGLSGRTDLI; this is encoded by the coding sequence ATGTCGAAGAGCATTGATTTTCTCCCTGTGATCCTTGCCGGCGGCAGCGGCACCCGCTTCTGGCCGCGCTCGCGCCGCGCCCGCGCCAAGCAGGTTCTGGCACTCGATGGCGAGCGCTCCATGATTCAGCAAACGGTTGAGCGCCTCAAGCCTCTCAGCGGACCGAATCACACCTGGGTCATTACGAATGAGTTTTTGGCGCAGGAGATTGCTGACCAGTTGAAGGGCGTACCCTCCAGCCAAATCATCCAGGAGCCCGTCGCTCGCAACACCGCCCCGGCCTGCGGACTTGCTGCATTCCTGGTCGAGCGTGAAAATCCCGATGCGGTGCTGGGTGTATTCCCGTCCGATCACGTGATCGCCGACGAGCCGCGGTTCCTGAAAGCGTTGCAGAAGGGCATTCAGCTCGCCGCGGCGGGCGACAACATGGTGGTGCTTGGCATCGAGCCCACCCGCCCTGAAACCGGCTACGGATACATCGAAACCGGCGATTTCGCCAAGGACGACTCCGCGCTGCACGTTCGCCGCTTTACCGAGAAGCCAAATCTCAACCGCGCCCAGGAGTTCGTCGCGGCCGGCAACTACTACTGGAACTCGGGCATGTTCATCTGGTCGGCGCGCACCCTGGCCAACGCCGTCCGCGAGCACCTGCCCGAAACCGCTCCGCTGCTCGAAAAGATTGCGGCGGCATACGGGACGCCCCAATTCGATCAGGTATTCCGCGAACTCTACCCCAAGTGCGAGAACATCTCAGTTGACTACGCGATCCTGGAGCCGCGCTCGGCCAAGGGCGAGCACTTGTCGAACCTCTACTGCCTGCCCGCCGAGTTCAGTTGGAACGACCTGGGCTCATGGGCCTCCCTCTACGAGTACCAGATGGAGACGCGCCTCCGCGGCGATGGCGACGGCAACGTCGCCGAAACCGAGGGTCACACCGCACTCGAAGCCGCGAACAACTACGTCTACAGCCCCAAGAAGTTCGTTGCCTTGGTCGGCGTCGAAGATCTGGTGATTGTGGATACCGAGGATGCTCTACTGATCGCTCGCCGCGACCACTCGCAGGACGTAGGCAAAATCGTGAAGGAACTCGGCCTGAGCGGCCGTACCGATCTGATCTAA
- a CDS encoding ASCH domain-containing protein: protein MLFTKRLRDGVRDGRITVSVRIWQSPRVKVGNRYKMEEGEIEIDSIEPIGLPDITPELARASGFLGVIDLLKVAKHGPGEKIYLVRFHYIPPKKSRPARLKPPQRK from the coding sequence ATGCTCTTCACCAAACGATTGCGCGACGGCGTCCGTGATGGTCGCATCACCGTCAGTGTGCGCATCTGGCAGAGCCCCCGCGTCAAGGTCGGTAATCGCTACAAGATGGAAGAAGGCGAGATCGAGATCGATTCAATCGAGCCAATCGGCCTGCCCGACATCACACCGGAACTTGCCCGCGCATCCGGATTCCTCGGCGTCATCGATCTCCTGAAGGTCGCCAAGCACGGTCCCGGCGAGAAGATCTACCTGGTCCGCTTCCACTACATCCCGCCAAAGAAATCCCGCCCGGCGCGCCTCAAACCGCCTCAACGTAAGTGA
- a CDS encoding phosphoglucomutase/phosphomannomutase family protein, with protein sequence MPHPQIKFGTDGWRGIIADDFTFANVRTAAEAIATYIHAKEDPSKGICIGYDTRYGSKAFARACAEVAAASGIPVLMANAFTPTPALSFGVRQQGAAGGIMITSSHNPPQWNGVKYKASYGGAGKPSIMTEIESYLGQAAPRAAQPAPVREFDFLPDYIAALERFVDLDLIAKSGMKFGIDSMYGTGGTILSDIFTRIGVEHVLIRANADPLFPGINPEPIEPNIRALGEAVVAHGCHSGLCTDGDADRIGAVDEHGNFVDPHKIFAILLSWVLRRKGWPGAVTRAVNTTKMLDRIAAKYGRELIEHGIGFKYVCDLMLEREILMGGEEAGGIGFQRHLPERDGLLNALLLANVMAEEHKTLGQLVDDLQQEYGEHHYGRIDLHIPNEIKLAALARAKGLHAGDVAFDGMTILRQETKDGIKFFLDNPEAKTKPNAAETWILLRASGTEPLLRIYTESTSKQTVARLLESAREFALSSQAEVKVS encoded by the coding sequence ATGCCTCACCCCCAGATCAAGTTCGGCACAGACGGCTGGCGCGGCATCATCGCAGACGACTTCACCTTCGCCAATGTCCGCACCGCAGCCGAAGCCATCGCCACCTACATCCACGCCAAAGAAGATCCCAGCAAAGGCATCTGCATCGGCTACGACACGCGCTACGGCTCGAAAGCCTTTGCGCGCGCCTGCGCCGAGGTCGCCGCAGCCAGTGGCATTCCCGTACTGATGGCGAACGCCTTTACGCCCACTCCGGCCCTGAGCTTCGGAGTGCGTCAGCAGGGCGCAGCCGGCGGCATCATGATCACCTCGTCGCACAATCCGCCCCAGTGGAACGGCGTCAAGTACAAAGCCTCCTACGGGGGCGCCGGCAAGCCATCCATTATGACGGAGATCGAGAGCTACCTCGGCCAGGCTGCTCCGCGCGCCGCCCAGCCCGCGCCGGTCCGGGAGTTCGACTTCCTGCCCGACTACATCGCCGCCCTCGAGCGCTTCGTCGATCTCGACCTCATTGCGAAGTCAGGCATGAAGTTCGGCATCGACTCGATGTACGGAACCGGCGGAACGATCCTGTCCGACATCTTCACGCGCATCGGCGTCGAGCACGTGCTGATCCGCGCCAATGCCGATCCCCTCTTTCCGGGCATCAACCCCGAGCCCATCGAGCCGAACATCCGCGCCCTCGGCGAGGCCGTCGTAGCCCACGGCTGCCATTCTGGCCTATGCACCGATGGTGACGCCGACCGCATCGGTGCAGTCGACGAGCACGGCAACTTCGTCGACCCGCACAAGATCTTTGCGATCCTGCTGAGCTGGGTTCTTCGCCGCAAGGGCTGGCCGGGAGCAGTCACCCGAGCCGTCAACACCACCAAGATGCTCGATCGCATCGCCGCGAAATACGGCCGCGAGCTGATCGAACACGGCATCGGCTTCAAGTACGTGTGCGACCTGATGCTGGAGCGCGAAATACTAATGGGCGGCGAGGAAGCCGGCGGCATCGGTTTCCAGCGGCACCTGCCGGAGCGCGACGGCCTCCTCAATGCTTTGCTTCTCGCTAACGTCATGGCCGAAGAGCACAAGACGCTCGGTCAGCTCGTTGACGATCTGCAGCAGGAGTACGGCGAGCACCACTACGGCCGCATCGACCTGCACATCCCCAACGAGATCAAGCTGGCGGCCCTCGCGCGCGCCAAAGGGCTCCATGCCGGCGACGTTGCCTTTGACGGAATGACTATCCTCCGCCAGGAGACAAAGGATGGCATCAAGTTCTTCCTCGACAACCCGGAGGCCAAGACCAAGCCGAACGCGGCCGAGACCTGGATACTGCTGCGCGCGAGCGGAACCGAACCGCTGCTGCGGATCTACACTGAGTCGACGTCGAAGCAGACAGTAGCCCGCCTGCTGGAATCCGCCCGCGAGTTCGCTCTCTCCAGCCAGGCTGAAGTAAAGGTAAGCTAG
- a CDS encoding Dabb family protein, whose product MFIHIFGFRWKPAATDEDKARARKEILAFRNVIAGLAAVNVGRNLSERAQGYEFCGLMTFTSKEAFDAYFTHPAHMALLDWLVPLIDPVELDFEA is encoded by the coding sequence ATGTTCATCCACATCTTCGGGTTCAGGTGGAAACCGGCGGCGACAGACGAAGACAAGGCCCGGGCGCGGAAGGAGATCCTCGCATTCCGCAACGTGATCGCCGGACTGGCAGCGGTAAACGTCGGCCGAAACCTGTCAGAGCGAGCACAGGGATACGAATTCTGCGGACTGATGACCTTCACCAGCAAAGAGGCCTTCGACGCTTATTTCACCCATCCGGCGCACATGGCGCTCCTCGATTGGCTGGTCCCTCTAATCGATCCGGTAGAGCTGGATTTCGAGGCCTAA
- a CDS encoding PP2C family protein-serine/threonine phosphatase gives MFHLTPRRMQWAWVAMWLGTVLAPAQDHGIRDPSAVSVIGSEAVVVNQRWQFHTGDDAVWADPAFDDSGWAELDADRPWGPQGFAAYHGFAWYRKRIELGAAPHDGTPYALLLPEIRQAYEVYWNGTLVGRCGSLPPDPVWYHDQAPHVFLLQHANSGVVAIRVWNAPPLSDEDAGQRGGFAAPPLVGTLRAVSNARDALNYEWLRRSELHLAKSLLYALVALLSLMAWVRNREQWVLFWMAGFTLPTVLTLPLLNLRLGIPYTVAMAAAQPIECLRDISLWFLLLWLMNLHGEAKLVHVTRSLAALALTINALDGVLVALAWRPEVLRAAQAGDALITVVNTLTQLFPIVLIAAAIVRHRRMDGPSLLVAVAALLVEMMTVVRDAAAQGQRFTHWTFRELIDGPFLTLGGSPVSPMSLVHALLFLCIVYAVFASFLEHRRHEVMVDHELRNAHELQRVLVPDTPLDTPGLRMTSAYRPAQEVGGDFFQVIATQDLDESITVVIGDVSGHGLAAAMSVSFLVGAIRAVDYPACGPAELLSRVNQCISGRLHGGFATCLALRVTRDGSCTASSAGHPGPYLDDRELEVPGALPLGILADAEYQEIHFELRPGQVCTLYTDGLLEARNRTGELYGFERLEKLFAGRPTATQAADAAAQFGQNDDITVVMIAKSCADEPLRATPAQELERTEEPALFG, from the coding sequence ATGTTTCACCTCACTCCACGCCGGATGCAATGGGCGTGGGTGGCAATGTGGCTTGGGACGGTACTCGCACCCGCCCAGGATCACGGCATCCGCGACCCCTCTGCGGTTTCGGTGATCGGCTCGGAAGCCGTTGTCGTCAACCAACGTTGGCAATTCCACACGGGTGACGACGCGGTGTGGGCCGACCCGGCCTTTGATGACTCCGGATGGGCGGAGTTGGATGCCGACAGGCCCTGGGGTCCGCAGGGCTTTGCGGCGTACCACGGATTTGCCTGGTACCGAAAGCGGATCGAGCTGGGAGCGGCTCCGCACGACGGCACTCCTTACGCCCTGCTGCTGCCTGAGATCCGGCAAGCTTACGAAGTCTATTGGAACGGTACTCTCGTGGGCCGATGCGGGAGCTTGCCGCCCGATCCGGTCTGGTATCACGACCAGGCACCGCATGTCTTTCTGCTGCAACATGCAAATAGCGGCGTGGTCGCCATCAGGGTGTGGAATGCGCCCCCGCTTTCCGACGAGGATGCCGGACAACGGGGAGGATTTGCTGCCCCGCCTCTCGTTGGAACACTGCGCGCGGTCTCGAATGCGCGTGACGCCCTAAATTACGAGTGGCTGCGGCGCAGCGAGCTCCATCTGGCGAAAAGCCTCCTGTATGCACTCGTGGCGCTGCTGAGCCTGATGGCGTGGGTACGCAATCGCGAGCAGTGGGTCCTTTTCTGGATGGCCGGTTTCACGTTGCCTACGGTGCTAACCCTGCCGTTGCTGAACCTCCGGCTCGGAATCCCCTACACCGTGGCCATGGCCGCAGCGCAGCCAATCGAGTGCCTGCGCGATATCTCGCTGTGGTTCCTCCTGCTCTGGCTAATGAACCTGCATGGCGAGGCAAAGCTGGTACATGTAACACGCTCGCTCGCAGCGCTTGCCCTGACAATCAACGCGCTGGATGGTGTTTTGGTGGCGCTGGCGTGGCGTCCGGAAGTGTTACGCGCGGCCCAGGCGGGAGACGCGCTGATTACCGTCGTCAACACGCTTACGCAGCTCTTCCCCATCGTGCTGATAGCCGCTGCGATAGTCCGCCATCGGCGGATGGACGGACCAAGCCTGCTGGTTGCCGTAGCGGCGCTCCTCGTAGAGATGATGACCGTGGTGCGCGACGCGGCGGCGCAGGGACAACGTTTCACCCACTGGACTTTCAGAGAATTGATCGATGGGCCATTCCTCACGCTTGGAGGCAGCCCCGTTTCACCGATGAGTCTGGTCCATGCCCTGCTGTTCCTCTGCATTGTGTACGCCGTATTCGCGAGTTTCCTCGAGCATCGCCGGCACGAGGTCATGGTGGATCATGAGCTGCGCAATGCGCATGAACTGCAACGCGTGCTGGTACCGGATACGCCTCTCGATACCCCGGGATTGCGGATGACCAGCGCATACCGGCCCGCGCAGGAGGTGGGCGGCGATTTCTTCCAGGTGATTGCTACGCAAGATTTAGACGAGTCGATCACAGTCGTTATAGGCGACGTCAGCGGCCATGGCCTGGCCGCTGCCATGTCGGTATCTTTCCTGGTGGGTGCCATTCGGGCCGTGGATTACCCCGCTTGCGGTCCCGCAGAGCTGTTGAGCCGCGTAAACCAGTGCATCAGCGGCCGCCTGCACGGAGGATTCGCAACTTGCCTTGCACTTCGCGTTACCCGGGATGGGAGCTGCACAGCGTCGAGCGCGGGGCATCCGGGCCCCTACCTCGACGATCGGGAACTGGAGGTGCCAGGGGCGCTGCCGCTGGGCATCCTGGCCGACGCCGAATATCAGGAGATCCACTTTGAGCTCCGGCCAGGGCAGGTGTGCACGCTGTACACCGACGGCTTGCTCGAAGCCCGAAACCGCACCGGTGAATTGTACGGCTTTGAACGTCTGGAAAAGCTCTTTGCAGGTAGACCGACCGCAACGCAGGCGGCTGACGCTGCCGCCCAATTCGGCCAGAACGATGACATCACGGTCGTCATGATCGCCAAGTCATGCGCCGACGAACCCCTGAGAGCCACGCCGGCGCAAGAACTGGAGAGGACCGAGGAACCTGCCTTGTTCGGGTAG
- a CDS encoding CBS domain-containing protein, which translates to MQITDTIDKVLKGKSFNKVLALAPEQTVFEALQTMAEYDVGCLIVCSEGRLVGIFSERDYARKGILRGHMSKETLVSDIMTSPVMYVTPEHTVDDCMNLMTERHFRHLPVIERDKVIGMVSIGDMVKWIISGQKQAIEALEGYITGGYPA; encoded by the coding sequence ATGCAAATCACCGACACGATTGACAAAGTGCTCAAGGGCAAAAGCTTCAACAAGGTACTGGCGCTGGCTCCGGAGCAGACCGTCTTCGAGGCACTGCAGACCATGGCGGAGTACGACGTGGGCTGCCTGATCGTGTGCTCCGAAGGCCGGCTGGTGGGCATCTTCTCAGAGCGTGACTACGCGCGTAAGGGCATCCTGCGCGGGCACATGTCGAAAGAAACCCTGGTCAGCGACATCATGACCAGCCCCGTCATGTACGTGACCCCGGAGCATACCGTCGATGACTGCATGAACCTCATGACCGAGCGCCACTTCCGCCATCTCCCGGTGATCGAGAGGGACAAAGTCATCGGCATGGTCTCCATTGGAGACATGGTGAAGTGGATCATCAGCGGCCAGAAGCAGGCTATTGAGGCGCTCGAAGGCTACATCACTGGTGGCTATCCGGCCTGA
- a CDS encoding VOC family protein, translating into MFSPKGKFGWYELMTSDTKAAGKFYADLVGWSTHAMPGGAGGEYTTFNIGSSGIAGMLNLAGHTGWIGYINVPDLDAHIERVVEAGGKLWKPATEVPGMLRFAVMSDPQGAGIVLFTPNPSMPTPERPAPPTPGTIGWHELYTTDVDAGFDFYQQMFGWTKVSDMDMGEMGTYRLFDEGDNNPMGSGGIMTRPPHIPVSCWNFYFNVDSIGAAIERVKAGGGQVLNGPMQVPGGSWIINGQDPQGAMFSLVSAKE; encoded by the coding sequence ATGTTCTCACCCAAAGGCAAATTCGGCTGGTACGAGCTAATGACCAGCGACACAAAAGCGGCCGGCAAGTTTTACGCGGATTTGGTCGGCTGGAGCACCCACGCAATGCCCGGCGGCGCCGGCGGCGAGTACACCACCTTCAACATCGGAAGCTCTGGCATCGCAGGCATGTTGAATCTTGCGGGCCACACCGGCTGGATCGGCTACATCAACGTTCCGGACCTGGACGCGCACATCGAAAGGGTCGTTGAGGCCGGTGGCAAGCTTTGGAAGCCGGCAACAGAAGTCCCCGGTATGCTCCGATTCGCCGTAATGTCCGATCCGCAGGGAGCCGGAATCGTCCTCTTCACTCCGAATCCCAGCATGCCAACGCCGGAGCGCCCCGCGCCCCCCACCCCGGGAACCATTGGCTGGCATGAGCTCTACACGACCGATGTGGATGCCGGTTTCGACTTTTACCAGCAGATGTTTGGCTGGACGAAAGTCAGCGATATGGACATGGGCGAAATGGGTACGTACCGCCTGTTCGACGAGGGCGACAACAACCCCATGGGTTCCGGCGGGATAATGACCAGGCCGCCGCACATTCCGGTATCTTGCTGGAACTTTTACTTCAATGTCGATTCGATCGGCGCCGCGATCGAGCGCGTCAAAGCGGGTGGCGGGCAGGTGTTGAATGGACCGATGCAGGTGCCGGGCGGCAGTTGGATCATCAACGGCCAGGATCCCCAAGGAGCCATGTTCTCACTGGTGAGCGCCAAGGAATAG